Proteins encoded together in one Papaver somniferum cultivar HN1 unplaced genomic scaffold, ASM357369v1 unplaced-scaffold_21, whole genome shotgun sequence window:
- the LOC113339607 gene encoding dehydrodolichyl diphosphate synthase 2-like — MEYLLLCKHGAKVWTEEELPAGLIRERLPNHVGVMMDGNRRWAKYEEELISLLGPDGSFSKLNLVTELCCKWGIKVLTAFIFSTQNWIRPQHEVDFYMKAIELCFLSIKDVYLKSNVRVSVIGDLLKVPISLQNVMTEIIEMTKNNTGLHLNIGLNYGGREDIIRACTSISRRVKNNLIEPEEIDAKMFDQELETKSIEFPHPDLIIRTSGEKRISNFLLWQLAYSELHFEDCLWPDFGEKEFIKALRSFQERRRRFGGDSEEGLGEELYKQAIASMNEYGKQLLSSSN, encoded by the coding sequence ATGGAGTACTTATTATTGTGCAAACATGGTGCAAAAGTTTGGACTGAGGAGGAATTGCCTGCAGGTCTAATTCGCGAACGCCTACCAAACCACGTAGGAGTGATGATGGACGGGAACCGGAGGTGGGCAAAGTATGAAGAAGAACTGATATCTTTGCTTGGTCCAGATGGGTCATTTAGTAAGCTAAATCTCGTTACTGAACTATGCTGCAAATGGGGAATTAAGGTCCTGACGGCATTTATTTTTTCTACTCAGAATTGGATTCGACCACAACACGAAGTGGACTTCTACATGAAGGCCATTGAATTGTGTTTTTTGTCGATAAAGGATGTTTACTTGAAGAGTAATGTACGTGTATCTGTTATCGGGGATCTTTTAAAGGTACCGATTTCGCTACAAAATGTGATGACAGAGATAATAGAAATGACCAAGAACAACACGGGACTTCATTTGAATATAGGGCTTAACTATGGTGGAAGAGAAGATATTATAAGGGCATGCACAAGTATTTCGCGCAGAGTAAAGAATAACCTCATTGAACCAGAAGAGATTGATGCAAAAATGTTCGATCAAGAACTTGAAACAAAAAGTATTGAATTCCCTCACCCTGATCTAATTATCAGAACTAGCGGTGAGAAAAGGATCAGTAACTTCTTATTGTGGCAATTAGCATATTCTGAACTTCATTTTGAGGATTGTCTTTGGCCTGATTTCGGGGAGAAAGAATTTATCAAGGCATTACGCTCGTTTCAAGAGAGACGGAGACGGTTTGGAGGAGATAGTGAGGAAGGCTTGGGAGAGGAACTTTATAAACAAGCTATAGCGTCTATGAATGAATATGGTAAGCAGTTACTTAGTTCCAGCAACTAA
- the LOC113339606 gene encoding ABC transporter G family member 20-like: MREVEDLEVTALNSQVEIELGGTSAFHDNHPEEPKKMKATISPFVLTFNNLTYSLNRRKDITLPSILGRKDSKLINTLSKKKVLLNDISGEAREGEILAILGPSGSGKSTLIDALANRISKESLEGSVTINGEALDSGVLKMISAYVMQDDLLFPMLTVEETLLFSAEFRLPRSLSKTKKMERVQAVIDELGLRNAAKTLIGDEGYRGISGGERRRVSIGVDIIHDPILLFLDEATSGLDSSCAFMVVKVLQRIAQTGRIVIMSVHQPSSRVVSLIDHLIFLSQGETVYYGSATNLSLYLSEFGHPVPENEDTIEFMLDLYRELEGIPDGTKNIVQFSKSWRKVYENRPFSSDYSKGLGLSLKEVIHASVARGKLIHGDVDNVTQTSATSKFANPFWVEIIVLVKRSLTNSKRMPKHLMLQVGSIVIVGSMLASVFWRLDKKAGGVEERIGFFVFIVTTIFFSSTDVLAVFLQDRYIFMRETAYNAYRRSSYVLYHSIIVIPTLFILSILLASLTFSSVGLDGGYSGFLFYFFAIFASFWAGNSLVSLVSGLVSQVMLGYIVIMPAIGIFLLFSGFFIHRDSLPSYWIWFHYISVLKYPYQVMLLNEFDKPDMCLVKGTAEPTMSCLMTGLDIVRKQDATDLSKWSCLWIALAMGVLYRILFYISLVFGSKNKRK; the protein is encoded by the coding sequence ATGAGAGAGGTTGAGGACCTTGAGGTCACTGCTCTAAATTCCCAAGTTGAGATCGAGTTGGGAGGGACTTCGGCATTTCATGATAATCATCCTGAAGAACCGAAGAAGATGAAGGCAACTATTAGTCCATTTGTTCTCACGTTCAACAATTTAACCTACAGCCTTAACAGACGTAAGGATATAACACTTCCAAGTATACTTGGCAGAAAGGATTCTAAATTAATAAATACATTGTCGAAAAAAAAAGTGCTGTTGAATGATATCTCTGGTGAAGCTAGAGAAGGCGAGATTCTAGCTATACTCGGTCCTAGTGGTTCGGGGAAGTCAACCTTGATCGATGCACTTGCGAATAGGATCTCTAAAGAAAGCTTGGAAGGATCGGTGACAATAAATGGCGAAGCTCTAGACTCTGGTGTTCTTAAAATGATATCCGCTTATGTCATGCAAGACGATTTGTTATTCCCTATGCTAACAGTGGAGGAGACACTCTTGTTCTCGGCTGAGTTCAGATTGCCTCGTTCCCTCTCGAAAACAAAGAAGATGGAAAGAGTTCAAGCTGTGATCGATGAGCTTGGGTTGCGTAACGCGGCAAAGACATTAATAGGAGACGAAGGTTACAGAGGCATCTCTGGCGGTGAGCGTCGACGTGTTTCAATTGGAGTTGATATAATTCATGATCCAATTCTGTTATTTCTCGACGAGGCAACATCAGGACTCGACTCATCTTGTGCTTTCATGGTGGTGAAAGTCCTGCAACGAATTGCTCAGACTGGGAGGATAGTAATTATGTCTGTTCACCAACCCAGCTCCAGAGTTGTTAGCCTAATCGACCATTTGATCTTCCTCTCACAGGGAGAAACCGTCTACTATGGCTCCGCAACTAATCTCTCACTTTACTTGTCAGAATTTGGTCATCCCGTCCCAGAGAATGAAGATACAATCGAATTCATGCTTGATTTATACCGTGAGCTGGAAGGCATACCCGACGGGACAAAAAATATCGTTCAGTTCAGCAAATCTTGGCGGAAAGTTTATGAGAATAGACCATTCAGTTCAGACTACTCGAAGGGGTTAGGTCTAAGCTTAAAAGAAGTAATACATGCTTCTGTAGCAAGGGGAAAACTCATTCACGGAGACGTTGACAACGTAACTCAAACATCCGCCACCTCCAAATTTGCGAATCCATTTTGGGTTGAAATCATTGTACTAGTTAAACGATCATTAACCAACTCAAAGCGAATGCCCAAACATTTAATGCTTCAAGTTGGTAGTATTGTGATTGTAGGTTCTATGTTAGCTAGTGTGTTTTGGCGCCTTGACAAAAAAGCAGGAGGCGTTGAAGAACGAATAGGGTTCTTCGTTTTCATAGTGACTACCATCTTCTTCAGTAGCACGGATGTGCTGGCAGTTTTCCTCCAAGACAGGTATATATTTATGAGAGAAACAGCTTATAATGCGTATCGCCGCTCATCTTATGTTTTATATCACTCAATCATAGTTATACCGACATTATTCATATTATCTATTTTACTAGCATCATTAACGTTCTCTTCAGTAGGTCTAGATGGCGGATATTCTGGTTTCTTATTCTATTTCTTTGCGATATTTGCATCATTTTGGGCAGGTAATTCATTAGTTAGCTTGGTTTCAGGATTAGTTTCTCAAGTTATGTTGGGTTACATTGTAATTATGCCTGCAATTGGTATATTTCTTTTATTCAGTGGTTTCTTTATCCATAGAGATAGTCTTCCATCATACTGGATCTGGTTCCATTATATTTCAGTGTTGAAATACCCGTATCAAGTTATGTTATTGAACGAATTCGACAAGCCAGATATGTGTCTTGTCAAAGGTACTGCTGAACCAACTATGTCCTGTTTAATGACTGGATTGGATATAGTAAGAAAGCAAGATGCAACTGATTTAAGCAAATGGAGTTGCTTGTGGATCGCTTTGGCTATGGGCGTTCTTTACAGAATTCTCTTTTACATCTCTTTAGTGTTTGGCAGCAAGAACAAGAGGAAGTAA